The region CACAAAACAGCTCGAAAGTGGCAGAGACTCAAGCTACAAAGGTCACCGAGCAAAGAATGTGTGAAAGTCTGGGTCAGTCAACAGGCTAAAAGGTTGCTGTGATAAGTCATGCTACACTACACGACTGCAGCATGACTCAAAGATATCGGCTCCCAGCAGGTTAGTTGCAAAGTGCCTTCACACCTCATtcaacatccaaagaaacaatacaaagaaacacacacacacacacacacacacacacacacacacacacacacacacacacacacacacacacacacacacacacacaatgacaaAAAGGTGAAGGAAagttaacatttacattttatccACTAACAAAATCCACAGATCAGAACAATAAAGAGCCATTACATCACGTTTACCATGCGACTCACAAGTGTGACAAGTGTGGGTGGGAGAAAATTGaggcttaaacacacacacacacacacacacacacacacacacacacacacacacacacacacacacacacacacacacaatgacagGTGATGGCAGCAACCTTAACGTTCTGCTTTATCAGTTCAAATGTCACCTTTAACATTACCTTTACAAAACCATAATACAAAATCAAAAGTAGACAATCGTTTTCTTTGACACTGGAtcttaaaacaaagaaatcttcTCTAGTTTTGACTAAATTACAAAGTACCTGTGAAAAGAGTGGGATTAATAACGGATATATGCAGTTAGGTGTTCCAGAAAACAAAGTAAATCCTGTAATTAGCAGCCAGATGTGAGTAATGAgtttaaaagcaaaaagcagcctgaaatcaagcaagccaaaaataaataaaaaaaaataaattccatGATGTTAAGCATCATGTGGAACCTAGCTGAAGCAGAGCAATGCACAGgacaaacagttcatttaaagcTCCATGAAAGATGGCTGACACACAGGGGCAGCATGAAGAGGGGAGGGTAGTGTTTCAGTGTTATGCTAACACTAAGAGACTGTTAGGAACAAGCTGTGTGAGGCTACAATCACAAAGTGCATTTGTGATGTCAGGCATCTTTATACTTTATCCTTACATTCATCACAAACTACTGGATCTTTGGATAGATAGTGACAAAAATGGAAACGACAGCTGGTAGACTGCAGGGTCCACAGAGGGAAAGAGAAGGATTGTGGGAGAAGGGAGTTTGTTGTGTATACCCTCAGAAGGATCAGCAGGTTCAGCTGCAGCCTTGGCTTTCTGCTCCTCTCCATCAGCCACAACTGGAGCAGGATCCACCAGCTCTTCAATACTCTCTGGGGGTGCACAAACTTCTCCAGGGGCAGCATCAGCCACAAGCTCTTGGGCAGCTTCTCCAATGGCAGCTTCAGCTACAGGCCCCAGAGCTGCTTCTAGAGGAGCAGCTTCTACCAGGGGTTCAGCGAAAACTTCAGGTGGGGTTTCCATGACTGGTGTAGTTTCTGCATGAGCACTCTGATTAAGAGCTTCTGAAGGTGCTGCTTCCACTAGAGGTGCTGCTGGAGCAGCTTCAAAAGTAGGTGCAGCAGCTTCATCAGTAGGTGCAGCCGCTTCATCAGTAGGTGCAGCAGCTTCTACCAGGGGATCAGCAGTAGAAACTTCCAGTGGGGTTTCCATGACTGGTGTAGTTTCTGCATGAGCACTCTGATTAAGAGCTTCTGTAGGTGCTGCTTCCACTAGAGGTGCTGCTGGAGCAGCTTCAAAAGTAGGTGCAGCAGCTTCAAAGGTAGGTGCAGCAGCTTCATCAGTAGGTGCAGCAGCTTCATCAGTAGGTGCAGCAGCTTCTACCAGGGGTTCAGCAGTAGAAACTTCCAGTGGGGTTTCCATGACTGGTGTAGTTTCTGCATGAGCACTCTGATTAAGAGCTTCTGAAGGTGCTGCTTCCACTAGAGGTGCTGCTGGAGCAGCTTCAACAGTAGGTGCAGCAGCTTCATCAGTAGGTGCAGCTGCTTCAACAACTGGTACAGCTTCAGCTACAGGCCCCAGAGCTGCTTCTAGAGGGGCAGCTTCTATCAGGGGTTCAGCAGTGGAAACTTCAGGTGCCGTTTCCACAACTGCTGTAGTTTCTGCATGAGCACTCTGATTAAGAGCTTCTGTAGGTGTTGCTTCCTCTAGAGGTGCTGCTGGAGCAGCTTCATCAGTAGgtgcagcagcttcaacaaCAGGTACAACTTCAGCTACATGTCCAGCTGCTCCATCAACAGTGTCAACAATAGATGCATCTTCAGCTATAGATGTAGTAGCGTCAATAACAGCTTCAACCTTAACCACTGGTTCTGCTTTTAGGACAACTTCAGCGACAGGTGCACCTGCTGGGGCAGATTCAGAGACAGATTTGGCAGCAGCTACAGCTTCAGTAACAGGTGTGGCTTCAGCTGCTGGAGCAGGCTCGGGGATAGCTTCAGAAGTGGGAGTGGCCGTAACCACTGGGATGGTGAGTTCCATCATAGGAGTGGTTGCAACAGCAGAGGGTGTGGGCTCTGCAACTGGTGTAGCAGCAGCTATGGCTGCAGCTTCTTGTGCTGcaatggctgctgctgctggagaagCTTCCTTCTTGGAAAACTCGTATGGCTTATGCTGAACAAGTTTCTCTATATCAAAGTATGTTTTAGCCTGGTTTTTGTCTAGAATGAAGGAAGAAGGCAAGCAGATGGTTTTTAAACATACGTATACTGTTGAATGgcaaaaaacattaaagcacATTTAACAACATCCCAATGTTTGACGCAAAAGAGATCCTGTGACAATAGTATCTGGTACATGTAGTTTTTACctgaaagtttttaaaaataaaagaagaataaatatcaAACGCTAATGTACTATAGGAACTCTTAAAGAACTCTTGGCAGAAGAAAAAAGTCTTGACGATAACGATTTTTATATTGAAATAATTATATCCAAATTCCAAAACAGTTGAGGTACAGTGTAAAAGGTATATAAAAccaaaatgcaatgatttgcaaatttcatcaacccatattttattcacaataaaacatagaaaacaaaatgtttaaactgagaaaatgtataattttgagaaaaatatCGTCtctttttgaatttgatggcagcaacagaaCTCACAGCTGGGACAGAACCATGTTTACCGCTGTGTAGCACACCTTCTTCTTTAACAACAATCCGTAAGcctctgggaactgaggagaccagttgcaggacttttgggagaggaatgttgtcccattcttgtctaaTACAGGACTCTAGCTGCTCAACAATCCTCGGTCTGCTTTGTTGTACTATTTGTTTCAtgatgcaccaaatgttttcagttggtcaAAGGTCTGGACTACAGGCAGGTCATTTCTACTGCAAAGTGATGCTGCTCTAACAGGTGCACCATTGTCTTGcacaaaattcaattcaattcaattcaattcaattttatttatatagcgccaaatcacaacaaacagtcgcctcaaggcgctttgtattgcgggtaaaagCAAGGAAATTCGTGTTTGGTCAGTTATTTCTAACAatacttcttggcaataaatcttatcccgttggaaagcctgtttatttccccttaaatggagccacatttgtaaggaaaatgcatttgtgggttgagcagcagaggtgAGGATGTGGGTCGTGCCCAAGTgctctctgccaatgccaaacagcacattctgctattgactcgtCTGGTGTCATTTATTTGATTGGATGAAGTTTGGAGAAATgagacatattggcaatttaacagtttattaatttaacaaactGGGGACTTCAATAGCATGTGGAAGAATTAAATGGAGCCACTTTTGTATATCCACATTCCCGAGCACCCACATCATTAAGTTGGTGGACAACACAGCAgcggtcggactcatctcaaataACAAGAAGTCAGTGTACAGATTTGAGGTGGAACACCTGGAGACCTGGTGCAAGTACAACAACCTTTGCATCAGCGTGGCCAAGACCAAGGAGATGATCGGCGATTTCAGGAAGAACAGTAGCCCAGACCTTTGaccaattgaaaacatttggcccatcatgaaacaaaaagtaCAACAAAGCAGCATgtgcagcagagggctgaggacACATCCCTGAGGGGAGCCAGTGTTGAGGGCGATGGGGGAAGAGGTGATGTCTTGGATTTGGACCaactgcttcctgtttgttaaaAAGTCCAGGACCCAGTTGCAGTGTGAGGAGCTCAGACCAAGTGTGTCCAGCTTGTGAACAAGTGTCTGTGGAATGATTGTGTTAAAGGTGGAGCTAAAGTCCAGGAAGAGCAACCTGACACAAGAGTCCCTGGTCTCCAGGTGGGTGAGAGCCAGATGGACTACCTCTGAGATAGCATCCGCAGTGGACCTGTTCTTCCTATATGCATACTGGTGTGGGTCAGTGCAGGGAGAGATTACTGATTTGATCTGTTCCATGACCAGCtgctcaaaacacttcatgacTATGGGTGTGAGTGTTATTGGCCTATAGTCATTCATGCATGACACAGCTGAGGTTTTAGGAACAGGGGTGATGGTTGCTGTCTTGAAGCAGGACAGGACTATTTCCTGTGAGAGTGAGGTGTTAAAGATGTCAGTCAGAACCTCAGAGGGTCAATATCCGCAGTCCTTGCAGATATTGACCCTCTGGAATGACCTCCTGACCTTTTCATTCCTGAGTCTGGGATGCTGCTCCTGCTATGATGAGGTGAGTTGGAAGGAGGGAGATTTGCTTCAAAGCGAGCATGAAAGGTGTTAAGAGCATCAGGTAGAGATGGGTCCCTGGGACATACAGCATCTTTCCTACTGTGGTCTGTGATGCTCCTAATACCCACCCACATCCTCCGAGGATCGTTGATGTTGAAGTGACCCTGGATCTTTAGGGCATATGCAGCTTTGGCTCTCTTGATACCAGCATCTAGAGTTCTCCTTGCAGTTCTTAACATGACTGTGTCACCTGACCTGAATATAGAATCCCGTGCTCTCAGAAGGCGTCTGACCTCTGTGTTCATCCAGGGCTTCTGGTTGAGGTGAACGGTGAATGTTCTGGTAAAGGTGACATCATCACTTACTGATGTACCTGGAGACAGCTCCTTCAGGTCCACCTCACTCCTTTTGTTGCAGCCTCTTTGAAGATGGACCACTCAGCGCATTCAAAATAGTCTTGGAGCACAGAGGTGGCGTCAGTGGGCCACACAGTGACTGTCCTTTGTGTCGGTTTGATTATCCTCTGGAGGGAGTTGTAGGTGTGGATGAGTAGAATGGAAAGTCCAAGTCCAAGTCCACGGTGAGGGTGACGGACAGCTCTGTATGCTCCACGCCAGTTTGTGTAAACACGATCCAAAGTATTGTGCCCTCTAGTTGCAATGTTTACATGCTGGTGGAACCCTGGCATCGTGTCCGACAGCTCAACACAGTAAAAGTCTCCCCCATCATGTTCAGAGCTTCAgggtgtttgttttggggggaggAGATACTGTCATGTAGCTCCCCGAGCGCATCTTTAGCATTAGCGTTTGGGGGATGTCGGCGGCTATGATGAACACTGCTGTGAATTTACaggttggggtggctgtagctcagtaggtagagcaggtcacctactgatcagaaggtcaggggttcgattcctggctactccaagctacatgccaatgtatccttgggcaagatacttaaccccaagttgctctccgaccgttccgtcggagtgtgaatgtgtgtggatgttatataattaaaaagcacttagcttagttaacatgg is a window of Archocentrus centrarchus isolate MPI-CPG fArcCen1 unplaced genomic scaffold, fArcCen1 scaffold_36_ctg1, whole genome shotgun sequence DNA encoding:
- the LOC115776686 gene encoding fibrous sheath CABYR-binding protein isoform X1 → MKGAFTVVFLCYINKRIRDRDRVSAATERDQNKGRLDRNMAASLLRIGRLSCVKHLQAEGWISLRAAPTAVSFGTKSGGSNKSKKNNTDKNQAKTYFDIEKLVQHKPYEFSKKEASPAAAAIAAQEAAAIAAATPVAEPTPSAVATTPMMELTIPVVTATPTSEAIPEPAPAAEATPVTEAVAAAKSVSESAPAGAPVAEVVLKAEPVVKVEAVIDATTSIAEDASIVDTVDGAAGHVAEVVPVVEAAAPTDEAAPAAPLEEATPTEALNQSAHAETTAVVETAPEVSTAEPLIEAAPLEAALGPVAEAVPVVEAAAPTDEAAAPTVEAAPAAPLVEAAPSEALNQSAHAETTPVMETPLEVSTAEPLVEAAAPTDEAAAPTDEAAAPTFEAAAPTFEAAPAAPLVEAAPTEALNQSAHAETTPVMETPLEVSTADPLVEAAAPTDEAAAPTDEAAAPTFEAAPAAPLVEAAPSEALNQSAHAETTPVMETPPEVFAEPLVEAAPLEAALGPVAEAAIGEAAQELVADAAPGEVCAPPESIEELVDPAPVVADGEEQKAKAAAEPADPSEAQMDPIQKLFLDSIRQYSTKSQATQGLVDAGLEYEKALAEEIAKLQRIYGGGDLTSFPTFKFTEPTLDEVSQK
- the LOC115776686 gene encoding fibrous sheath CABYR-binding protein isoform X2, producing the protein MAASLLRIGRLSCVKHLQAEGWISLRAAPTAVSFGTKSGGSNKSKKNNTDKNQAKTYFDIEKLVQHKPYEFSKKEASPAAAAIAAQEAAAIAAATPVAEPTPSAVATTPMMELTIPVVTATPTSEAIPEPAPAAEATPVTEAVAAAKSVSESAPAGAPVAEVVLKAEPVVKVEAVIDATTSIAEDASIVDTVDGAAGHVAEVVPVVEAAAPTDEAAPAAPLEEATPTEALNQSAHAETTAVVETAPEVSTAEPLIEAAPLEAALGPVAEAVPVVEAAAPTDEAAAPTVEAAPAAPLVEAAPSEALNQSAHAETTPVMETPLEVSTAEPLVEAAAPTDEAAAPTDEAAAPTFEAAAPTFEAAPAAPLVEAAPTEALNQSAHAETTPVMETPLEVSTADPLVEAAAPTDEAAAPTDEAAAPTFEAAPAAPLVEAAPSEALNQSAHAETTPVMETPPEVFAEPLVEAAPLEAALGPVAEAAIGEAAQELVADAAPGEVCAPPESIEELVDPAPVVADGEEQKAKAAAEPADPSEAQMDPIQKLFLDSIRQYSTKSQATQGLVDAGLEYEKALAEEIAKLQRIYGGGDLTSFPTFKFTEPTLDEVSQK